The nucleotide sequence CCCTACACAGAAGAGAAAGCTGTTGCAGAAGTACAATATTCAGGTAGGGTAAGAGTGAAAAAGTCTCTTATGCATGTTCCTATATTGCGTGCTCTGTCCCCATTTAATATCTGCTAGACAAGTCACAAAGGCCTCCCAGGGGATAGCAACAGATGATCTCTTTGAAGGTTTTCCTCAGTTCTTGACTCCGGAGTGCATAAATCAGAGGATCGATGATTGAATTACACATGATCAGTATGAGATACAAGTTAAAGTGAGACATGAAGCACACACAATATGGATTCTGAGGACAAGAGATGTAGAATATTAAGTGGAGGAAGAATGGGGCCCAGCAGACAACAAAGACGCCAATCAGGATGGTCAAGGTAATCGCTCCCTTCATATTGGCACCTTGGCGGATGGCACCAGTGCCGGGGAGGACAGCAATCCTCTTAATGTGAAGCCTGGCCATCAGGAACATGTGGACATAGAGAGAAGCCATGAGAGCCAGCATGGTGAAGAACATGGTGATGAGGCAGATGATGACAGCACTACTATCTGAGTAAATGATGAACAAAATGCCTGAAACCGTGCAAGCTGCCCAGATACAACTTATGATGATCCCAACCCGCTTAACTGTCATAATGTTATGGTACTGGAGAGCATAGAAGATAGTAAAGTACCTGTCCACTGCAATTGAAAGCAGGCTGCAAATGGATGCAAGCAAGGAGCTACAGATCACCGAGTCAATGACATTATCAATATTCACTGTGAAACTCTGTGCATCCGTATCTGTACCGTTTAATAGGGTGATGACAATGGTTTCTGATCCATTTGAAACGCTCACCAGCATATCAGCCACAGCCAGGCTGCAGATGAAAAAGTACATGGGTGAATGCAGATTCTTGTTCTTGGCTATTGCCACAATCACTAAGATATTCTCCAACAAGCTGATGACACCCAGAGTCACAAACACCTCAGGAGAGACAAAAAGTTGCTCGTAGCACCCTCCATCAGAGTAGCCTTTTCCAAGGGACTCACTGGCATTGCTGTGCAGTCTGTAACTGCTGCGGTTCCAGAGGTGCAGAGAAGTGTGCATCCCACGGTGGGTGGAGTTCACCATGCTGGCAGGAGAATTCCAGTGTCCCCCTGAATTGATTTAACCTCCTGGGTCAGGGAGTCGTCTCAGTTATTTACTCCAAGTCGTTATCTGTCTGAAAGTTGTGAGGCTAAAGTTGCCATGCCTGCTGTGAGTAAATGTCACAAGTCCAGAGCTTGACATGGAGTTTTTAGTCTCTTTTAGGTACGACTCTAATCATCATCACTTTAAAATCTTGGGCTTCAAAATATTCATTCTCAGTTGAAAGAGTCTGCTCTTTGCTTTCTTGTTCTCACTTCTGCTTTAACTTTAATCTTATGCATTCAAGTCtgttcaaaataattttcctagAAGCTGCCATGCCATTGGGAGACGAATCTGTGCGCACATGCTCACATCGGCTGCCTCTCGGAAGCTTCTGTTTCCAGCCTGAGCGTTGCTTTGAGTGTTAGGGGCTGTAGGCGCCAGCTGCTGATTTTTATGATgtgtggagagaaaaaaaaacatgtt is from Pan troglodytes isolate AG18354 chromosome 17, NHGRI_mPanTro3-v2.0_pri, whole genome shotgun sequence and encodes:
- the MC4R gene encoding melanocortin receptor 4 (The RefSeq protein has 2 substitutions compared to this genomic sequence); this translates as MVNSTHRGMHTSLHLWNXSSYRLHSNASESLGKGYSDGGCYEQLFVSPEVFVTLGVISLLENILVIVAIAKNKNLHSPMYFFICSLAVADMLVSVSNGSETIVITLLNGTDTDAQSFTVNIDNVIDSVICSSLLASICSLLSIAVDRYFTIFYALQYHNIMTVKRVGIIISCIWAACTVSGILFIIYSDSSAVIICLITMFFTMLALMASLYVHMFLMARLHIKRIAVLPGTGAIRQGANMKGAITLTILIGVFVVCWAPFFLHLIFYISCPQNPYCVCFMSHFNLYLILIMCNSIIDPLIYALRSQELRKTFKEIXCCYPLGGLCDLSSRY